In Helianthus annuus cultivar XRQ/B chromosome 9, HanXRQr2.0-SUNRISE, whole genome shotgun sequence, the following are encoded in one genomic region:
- the LOC110877659 gene encoding rhomboid-like protein 19, with protein sequence MSSPAGANLFTGFTRLCKGLVVVLVCGYIAVQIFPSVVTYVALIPARTIPFGWNLITAGYIEQTLHGVLSSTIGLLFIGKLLEPIWGSREFLKFIFIVNFLTSVLVFITAISLYYVTMQENYLYMPLSGFSGVLSGLLVGVKQIIPDQEISPLKIKAKWLPSIVLLLAIVASFFTIEPAAYLPILIFGTYIGWIYLRYFQRKQETGFKGDPSDEFAFSTFFPEFLRPVIDPMASIFDRMLCGRSEASVDARGYTVGSAPLPGSDPIEATRRRERGARALEERLATERLTAAGTKSKTDEPERDATDNV encoded by the exons ATGAGTTCTCCGGCA GGTGCGAACTTGTTTACGGGATTTACGAGGCTGTGTAAGGGTTTAGTGGTTGTGCTTGTTTGTGGATACATTGCTGTGCAGATCTTTCCTTCTGTGGTTACTTATGTTGCCCTGATTCCTGCCAG GACAATTCCTTTTGGTTGGAATCTCATTACAGCTGGTTATATAGAACAAACACTACATGGG GTGCTTAGCAGTACAATTGGTCTTCTTTTCATTGGGAAGCTTCTTGAGCCAATCTGGGGATCTAGAGAATTCTTGAAGTTCATTTTCATCGTCAATTTCTTAACTTCTGTGTTGGTGTTCATCACAGCCATTTCTTTGTACTATGTAACGATGCAGGAAAATTATCT TTACATGCCTCTTTCTGGATTCAGTGGGGTACTTTCAGGGCTCTTAGTCGGTGTCAAGCAAATCATTCCCGACCAAGAAATTTCTCCATTGAAAATTAAAGCAAAG TGGTTGCCATCCATCGTGTTATTGTTGGCTATTGTTGCAAGCTTCTTTACAATAGAGCCAGCAGCATACCTTCCAATCTTGATATTCGGCACATATATCGGCTGGATTTACCTCAGATACTTCCAAAGGAAACAGGAAACAGGATTTAAGGGTGACCCCAGTGATGAATTTGCCTTCTCTACTTTCTTCCCAGAATTTCTAAG ACCAGTGATTGATCCTATGGCTTCAATATTTGATCGAATGCTTTGTGGAAGATCTGAAGCGTCCGTTGATGCTAGGGGCTACACAGTTGGCAGTGCTCCATTGCCGGGTTCTGATCCCATTGAGGCAACTAGGAGAAg GGAAAGGGGTGCCCGAGCTTTAGAGGAAAGATTGGCAACAGAGAGGTTGACTGCTGCGGGAACGAAGAGCAAGACTGACGAACCCGAAAGAGATGCGACTGACAATGTTTAG
- the LOC110877660 gene encoding MLO-like protein 12 produces the protein MDGVDYERKKERSLEITPSWAVAVVVFVILAISIALEYILHYIGHWLQHKHKKSLHEALEKIKAELMLLGFISLLLTVGQGPISDICIPSRVARTWHPCNKDKPDDYYYDPCLKKGKVQMVSNYGIHQLHIFIFVLAVIHVSYCILTLILGRIKMRKWKVWEDETKTVEYQYHHDPERFRFARETTFGRRHLRFWSDSTILLWIGCFFRQFLTSVAKVDYLTLRHGFINTHLTPESQHQFDFHKYISRSLEEDFKVVVGISPIVWFFAVLLLLTNTHDWYAYLWLPFIPLIIILLVGAKLQVIITKMGRRTHEMADVVKGTPMVQPGDDLFWFGRPRLILLLINFVLFQNAFQLAFILWSWYTFGFKSCFHHRNEDIIIRITMAVVIQFLCSYVTLPLYALVTQMGSRMRTTIFSENVAKALKTWHHTAKKNIKHSHHSGTNSPFSSRPGTPLHGSTSPMHLLHRYNDNSLDSLSNSPRRSGYEHEGWANESSSNYHYKHREPENFTRDEGPDIEEGEIQEPVSSSTQMQLEPRPIRTQHDVDVTDFSFGQGK, from the exons ATGGATGGTGTGGATTATGAAAGGAAGAAGGAGAGATCATTAGAGATAACACCATCATGGGCAGTAGCAGTGGTGGTGTTTGTCATACTTGCCATTTCAATTGCTCTTGAATACATCCTTCATTACATTGGCCAT TGGTTACAACACAAACACAAGAAATCACTCCATGAAGCCCTTGAAAAGATTAAAGCAG AGTTGATGCTTCTAGGGTTCATATCATTACTACTAACTGTGGGTCAAGGACCAATTTCTGATATATGTATTCCAAGTCGTGTTGCAAGAACATGGCACCCTTGTAACAAGGATAAACCCGACGATTATTACTATGATCCTTGTCTTAAAAAG GGAAAGGTGCAAATGGTGTCAAACTATGGGATACACCAACTCCACATATTTATATTTGTCTTGGCTGTGATTCATGTCTCTTATTGTATTCTTACCTTGATCTTGGGTAGAATCAAG ATGAGGAAATGGAAGGTTTGGGAAGATGAAACGAAGACTGTTGAATACCAGTACCATCATG ATCCAGAAAGATTTAGATTTGCAAGAGAGACAACATTTGGACGTAGGCACTTGAGGTTTTGGAGTGACTCAACAATTCTCCTATGGATC GGATGTTTTTTCAGGCAATTCTTGACATCTGTAGCAAAGGTTGATTATCTTACCCTTAGACATGGGTTCATCAAT ACACATTTAACTCCGGAAAGTCAACATCAGTTTGATTTTCACAAATATATTAGTAGATCGCTTGAAGAAGATTTCAAAGTTGTCGTTGGAATAAG TCCTATTGTGTGGTTTTTTGCTGTTTTGCTTCTTCTCACCAACACCCATG ATTGGTATGCATACCTATGGCTGCCCTTCATCCCACTAATT ATAATCCTGTTGGTTGGAGCAAAGTTACAAGTGATCATCACAAAAATGGGGAGAAGAACTCATGAAATGGCAGATGTGGTGAAGGGTACACCCATGGTTCAGCCAGGTGATGATCTCTTCTGGTTCGGTCGACCTCGGCTCATACTCCTCTTGATCAACTTTGTCCTCTTTCAG AATGCATTTCAACTAGCATTCATCTTGTGGAGTTGG TACACGTTTGGGTTTAAGTCTTGTTTCCATCATCGTAACGAAGACATCATAATCAGAATCACAATGGC GGTCGTGATACAGTTTCTATGCAGTTACGTGACACTACCTTTATACGCGTTAGTAACACAG ATGGGTTCAAGAATGAGAACAACCATATTTAGTGAAAATGTAGCAAAAGCACTAAAAACATGGCACCACACAGCCAAAAAGAACATCAAGCATAGCCACCATTCCGGCACAAACTCACCATTCTCAAGCAGACCAGGAACCCCACTTCATGGAAGCACATCCCCAATGCATCTTTTGCATAGATACAATGACAATAGTCTTGATAGTCTCTCAAACTCCCCGAGACGGTCGGGTTATGAACACGAAGGTTGGGCTAACGAGTCTTCTTCAAACTACCACTACAAACATCGAGAACCCGAAAACTTCACAAGAGACGAAGGGCCCGATATTGAAGAAGGTGAGATTCAAGAGCCGGTCTCAAGCTCGACCCAGATGCAGTTAGAACCGAGACCGATTAGGACTCAACATGACGTTGATGTTACGGATTTTTCGTTTGGTCAGGGTAAATAA